A window of the Halobacterium hubeiense genome harbors these coding sequences:
- a CDS encoding M20/M25/M40 family metallo-hydrolase, translating into MDEPRESFLRRLLDAPSPSGFETAGQRVWVDYVEAFADEVRTDAYGNAVAVYDGGDTEVAFTGHADELGFVVTAITDDGFLRVRPLGGVDRSVTEGTQITVHTDDGPVNGVVGQTAVHLRDAGEDDPANVTEQHLDVGADDGEHARELVDVGDPATLAAGVHDLAGTRIAGRGLDNRTGSWVAAEALRRAAEQDADCTVYAVNTVQEELGTRGASMVAFDIDPDVALVVDVTHAADNPSYPSDHASEVELGGGPTVTRGGSSHPEVARAVRDAGDAADIDVQVEAMSTTTGTDADAFFEARGGIPTALVGIPNRYMHTPAEVVDLADVEDAADLLAAFAVREADRESFAVDV; encoded by the coding sequence ATGGACGAGCCACGAGAGTCGTTCCTGCGCCGCCTGCTCGACGCGCCCAGCCCCTCCGGCTTCGAGACGGCGGGCCAGCGCGTGTGGGTCGATTACGTCGAGGCGTTCGCCGACGAGGTTCGCACGGACGCGTACGGGAACGCGGTCGCCGTCTACGACGGCGGCGACACCGAGGTCGCGTTCACGGGCCACGCCGACGAACTCGGCTTCGTCGTGACCGCAATCACCGACGACGGCTTCTTGCGCGTGCGGCCGCTGGGCGGCGTCGACCGCTCGGTCACCGAGGGCACCCAGATTACCGTCCACACCGACGACGGCCCCGTCAACGGCGTCGTCGGTCAGACCGCGGTCCACCTCCGAGATGCGGGGGAAGACGACCCGGCGAACGTCACCGAGCAGCACCTTGACGTCGGTGCCGACGACGGCGAGCACGCCCGCGAACTCGTGGATGTCGGCGACCCGGCGACACTCGCGGCGGGCGTCCACGACCTCGCGGGGACGCGCATCGCGGGCCGCGGCCTCGACAACCGCACGGGGTCGTGGGTCGCCGCGGAAGCGCTCCGGCGCGCCGCCGAGCAGGACGCAGACTGCACGGTGTACGCCGTCAACACCGTCCAGGAGGAACTCGGGACGCGGGGCGCGAGCATGGTGGCGTTCGACATCGACCCGGACGTGGCGCTCGTCGTGGACGTCACGCACGCCGCGGACAACCCCTCGTACCCCAGCGACCACGCCAGCGAGGTCGAACTGGGCGGCGGGCCGACTGTGACTCGCGGCGGGTCCAGCCACCCCGAGGTGGCGCGCGCAGTGCGGGACGCGGGCGACGCGGCGGACATCGACGTGCAGGTGGAGGCGATGTCCACGACGACGGGGACGGACGCCGACGCGTTCTTCGAGGCGCGCGGCGGCATCCCCACCGCGCTCGTCGGCATCCCGAACCGGTACATGCACACGCCCGCGGAGGTCGTGGACCTCGCCGACGTCGAGGACGCCGCGGACCTGCTGGCGGCGTTCGCGGTGCGGGAGGCCGACCGGGAGTCGTTCGCCGTGGACGTCTGA
- a CDS encoding mechanosensitive ion channel family protein, translating into MSAPEFVDVAINDLSTVERVAVTVVSLAALVAAVLFSRRESARRESRLSTVAAAVGAFAVVVVTTVVVVVAWDAETIAWAAVASFQVQATMLVRAFLSVMFLVGVYVGTGVIHRAVSRFVKRTEGISEHQAEITYRIIQISVYVIALVIVLNLWGIKLGGLLIGAGFAGIVLGMAARQTLGAVIAGLVLMFSRPFEIGDWVKIGDKDGIVTDITIVNTRLQTFDGEYVMLPNDLVGSDEVVNRSRKGRLRIHVEVGIDYTADVDEAMSLAKDAMGDVDDILTVPRPQVVLKEFGDSAVVLDLRFWIDKPSARRKWRAQTAVISAVKSAFDEAGVKIPFPQREVSGRAETGGFRVSEQPTVEATEPEDADQPGSAVRKDSKHEGDADDADEEDETDE; encoded by the coding sequence GTGAGCGCGCCGGAGTTCGTGGACGTCGCGATAAACGACCTCTCGACGGTCGAGCGCGTCGCGGTGACCGTCGTCTCGCTGGCAGCGCTCGTCGCCGCCGTCCTGTTCTCGCGGCGCGAATCGGCGCGCCGGGAGTCGCGGCTGTCGACGGTCGCCGCGGCCGTCGGTGCGTTCGCCGTCGTCGTCGTGACGACCGTCGTCGTGGTCGTCGCGTGGGACGCGGAGACGATCGCGTGGGCGGCCGTCGCGAGCTTCCAGGTGCAGGCGACGATGCTCGTCCGCGCGTTCCTCTCCGTGATGTTCCTCGTCGGCGTCTACGTCGGCACCGGCGTCATCCACCGCGCGGTCAGCCGGTTCGTCAAGCGCACGGAGGGCATCAGCGAGCACCAGGCCGAAATCACGTACCGCATCATCCAGATTTCGGTGTACGTCATCGCGTTGGTCATCGTCCTCAACCTCTGGGGTATCAAGCTCGGCGGCCTGCTCATCGGCGCGGGGTTCGCCGGCATCGTGCTCGGGATGGCCGCCCGGCAGACGCTGGGCGCGGTCATCGCGGGGCTGGTGTTGATGTTCTCGCGGCCGTTCGAAATCGGCGACTGGGTGAAAATCGGCGACAAGGACGGCATCGTCACGGACATCACCATCGTGAACACGCGCCTGCAGACGTTCGACGGCGAGTACGTGATGTTGCCCAACGACCTCGTGGGCTCGGACGAGGTCGTGAATCGGTCGCGGAAGGGCCGGCTGCGCATCCACGTGGAGGTCGGCATCGACTACACCGCCGACGTCGATGAGGCGATGTCGCTGGCGAAAGACGCGATGGGCGACGTCGACGACATCCTGACGGTGCCGCGGCCGCAGGTCGTGTTGAAGGAGTTCGGGGACTCGGCGGTCGTCCTCGACCTGCGGTTCTGGATAGACAAGCCGAGCGCGCGCCGGAAGTGGCGCGCCCAGACCGCGGTCATCTCCGCGGTGAAGTCGGCGTTCGACGAGGCGGGCGTGAAGATTCCGTTCCCGCAGCGGGAGGTCTCCGGGCGCGCCGAGACCGGCGGGTTCCGCGTCAGTGAACAGCCGACAGTGGAGGCGACCGAGCCGGAGGACGCCGACCAGCCGGGGTCGGCCGTCCGCAAGGACAGCAAACACGAGGGAGACGCGGACGACGCCGACGAGGAGGACGAGACGGATGAGTGA
- a CDS encoding YMGG-like glycine zipper-containing protein, which produces MSRLKRVFSRAKYAAIGAAVGGALGGIVSRNAASTGAGVGALVGATVGEKRVDVSSVVDDVKNRKPDADVVSRSDD; this is translated from the coding sequence ATGAGCCGACTCAAGCGAGTGTTCAGTCGTGCGAAGTACGCAGCTATCGGTGCCGCCGTCGGCGGCGCGCTCGGCGGAATCGTCAGCCGGAACGCCGCGAGCACCGGTGCCGGCGTCGGCGCGCTCGTCGGCGCGACCGTCGGCGAGAAGCGCGTCGACGTCAGCTCGGTGGTCGACGACGTCAAGAACCGGAAGCCCGACGCGGACGTCGTCTCGCGCTCCGACGACTGA
- a CDS encoding methionine synthase, with product MSSNREQFRPDGHDNDHFLLTTVVGSYPKPKWLDRANDLHEDPDADFGDEELAEAEDDAARLITEEHERAGLDVVVDGEMRRNEMVEFFADRIEGYEFNGPVKVWGHNYFDKPSVVSDVSYDESWLVDEYEFTAGVADSPVKVPITGPYTLASWSFNEAYDGDDELAYDLADLVNEEIEKLVDAGARYIQIDEPALATTPDDHAIVGECLERIAAGIPDDVRIGLHVCYGDYSRIYPEILEFPVDEFDLELANGDYEQLDVFTDPEFSKDLALGVVDAHVAEVESVEEIERNIRKGLEVVPPERLTVSPDCGVKLLPREVAYGKMANLVEAARNVEADLDDGSIDVPAAPADD from the coding sequence ATGAGTTCGAACCGCGAGCAGTTCCGCCCCGACGGCCACGACAACGACCACTTCCTGCTGACGACCGTCGTCGGCTCGTACCCGAAGCCGAAGTGGCTCGACCGCGCGAACGACCTCCACGAGGACCCCGACGCGGACTTCGGGGACGAGGAACTCGCCGAGGCCGAGGACGACGCCGCCCGACTCATCACCGAGGAGCACGAGCGCGCCGGCCTCGACGTGGTCGTGGACGGCGAGATGCGGCGCAACGAGATGGTGGAGTTCTTCGCCGACCGCATCGAGGGCTACGAGTTCAACGGCCCCGTCAAGGTCTGGGGGCACAACTACTTCGACAAGCCCAGCGTCGTCAGCGACGTCTCCTACGACGAGTCGTGGCTCGTCGACGAGTACGAGTTCACCGCCGGCGTCGCGGACAGCCCCGTGAAGGTCCCCATCACGGGGCCGTACACGCTCGCGTCGTGGAGCTTCAACGAGGCCTACGACGGCGACGACGAACTCGCGTACGACCTCGCGGACCTCGTCAACGAGGAGATAGAGAAGCTCGTGGACGCGGGCGCCCGCTACATCCAGATCGACGAGCCCGCGCTCGCGACGACGCCCGACGACCACGCCATCGTCGGCGAGTGCCTCGAACGCATCGCCGCCGGCATCCCCGACGACGTCCGCATCGGCCTGCACGTCTGTTACGGCGACTACTCCCGCATCTACCCCGAGATTCTGGAGTTCCCCGTGGACGAGTTCGACCTCGAACTCGCGAACGGCGACTACGAGCAACTGGACGTCTTCACGGACCCCGAGTTCTCGAAGGACCTCGCGCTCGGCGTCGTCGACGCCCACGTCGCCGAAGTCGAGTCCGTCGAGGAAATCGAACGGAACATCCGGAAAGGGCTGGAGGTCGTCCCGCCGGAGCGGCTCACGGTCAGTCCGGACTGCGGCGTGAAACTGCTCCCGCGGGAGGTCGCCTACGGGAAGATGGCGAACCTCGTGGAGGCCGCGCGCAACGTCGAAGCCGACCTCGACGACGGCTCCATCGACGTCCCCGCCGCGCCCGCCGACGACTGA
- a CDS encoding 5-methyltetrahydropteroyltriglutamate--homocysteine methyltransferase yields the protein MNRISTTPGLYPLPDDAKETLSDLKGHQKHDLVSGDEGPEIEAAYDDVREELVGLQRDAGLDRVVEGQGRWDDMLAHPLTVHENVETGGIVRYYDNNNFYRDPIVEGELTFSGDLAADLEAASELTNDLQAVVPGPYSLSELATDEHYGDDEQFLAAVAEFLAGEVEAFPDVETVFVLEPSLVTDPPAEGEDERASDAIDTVAQAADADVVAHTYWGALEEKVHAHLLDAGVDAIGYDFVTNHEDNLYNVTEYGTKDSVALGVVDGQNTLVESPETIRERVDWFRESVPEAIEFDDAYVTANTGLFYLPVNRFEQKLQALADATREVTA from the coding sequence ATGAACCGAATCTCGACGACCCCCGGCCTGTACCCCCTCCCCGACGACGCCAAGGAGACGTTGTCGGACCTGAAGGGCCACCAGAAACACGACCTCGTCAGCGGCGACGAGGGCCCCGAAATCGAAGCCGCCTACGACGACGTCCGCGAGGAACTCGTCGGCCTCCAGCGCGACGCCGGCCTCGACCGCGTGGTCGAAGGACAGGGCCGCTGGGACGACATGCTCGCCCACCCCCTGACCGTCCACGAGAACGTCGAAACTGGTGGTATCGTCCGCTACTACGACAACAACAACTTCTACCGCGACCCCATCGTGGAGGGCGAACTGACGTTCTCCGGCGACCTCGCCGCGGACCTCGAAGCGGCGAGCGAACTCACCAACGACCTGCAGGCGGTCGTCCCCGGCCCGTACTCGCTGTCGGAGCTCGCCACCGACGAGCACTACGGCGACGACGAGCAGTTCCTCGCCGCCGTCGCGGAGTTCCTCGCGGGCGAAGTCGAGGCGTTCCCGGACGTCGAGACCGTCTTCGTCCTCGAACCGTCGCTGGTCACGGACCCGCCCGCCGAGGGCGAGGACGAGCGCGCCAGCGACGCCATCGACACCGTCGCGCAGGCCGCCGACGCCGACGTCGTCGCGCACACCTACTGGGGCGCGCTCGAAGAGAAGGTCCACGCGCACCTCCTCGACGCGGGCGTGGACGCCATCGGCTACGACTTCGTCACGAACCACGAGGACAACCTCTACAACGTCACCGAGTACGGCACCAAGGACTCCGTGGCGCTGGGCGTCGTCGACGGCCAGAACACGCTCGTCGAGTCCCCAGAGACCATCCGCGAGCGCGTTGATTGGTTCCGGGAGTCCGTCCCCGAGGCCATCGAGTTCGACGACGCGTACGTCACCGCGAACACGGGGCTGTTCTACCTGCCCGTGAACCGCTTCGAGCAGAAACTACAGGCGCTGGCCGACGCCACCCGCGAGGTGACAGCATGA
- a CDS encoding DUF655 domain-containing protein, producing MSDSSSTEDEEYAVVLDFLAHGRSNGGYGDGPLAYAVSTDRFVLYELSLEPDADISILDRVRIRPDFEAGIQRGHVVDYDDLSDGARSELDYVVEDVVEANEQRFVDFYNDAQPISLRLHQLNLLPGIGDKLRDNILDERKRNGPFESFADVEERVDGLHNPEEIIVERILDEMREDDLKYQNFVQA from the coding sequence ATGAGTGATTCGTCTTCGACCGAGGACGAAGAGTACGCTGTCGTCCTCGACTTCCTCGCGCACGGCCGCTCGAACGGCGGCTACGGCGACGGCCCGCTCGCGTACGCCGTCTCCACTGACCGGTTCGTCCTCTACGAGCTGAGCCTCGAGCCGGACGCGGACATCTCGATTCTGGACCGCGTGCGCATCCGTCCCGACTTCGAGGCGGGCATCCAGCGCGGGCACGTCGTCGACTACGACGACCTCTCGGACGGCGCGCGGTCGGAGCTGGACTACGTCGTCGAGGACGTCGTGGAGGCCAACGAGCAGCGCTTCGTGGACTTCTACAACGACGCCCAGCCCATCTCGCTGCGGCTCCACCAGCTGAACCTCCTGCCGGGCATCGGCGACAAGCTCCGGGACAACATCCTCGACGAGCGCAAGCGCAACGGCCCCTTCGAGAGCTTCGCGGACGTCGAGGAGCGCGTCGACGGCCTCCACAACCCCGAGGAGATCATCGTCGAGCGCATCCTCGACGAGATGCGCGAGGACGACCTGAAGTACCAGAACTTCGTGCAGGCGTAG
- a CDS encoding RNA polymerase Rpb4 family protein gives MTIFKETLDEEFLTVSEAKELLTDVEAERAAEEDRELRFELARAVEHVNRFAVLEPEESRELVEDLLALEHVSDEAVAYKIADLLPRTRTELRAVFAQERYALSGDELDDILDVVAKYA, from the coding sequence ATGACCATCTTCAAGGAAACGCTCGACGAGGAGTTCCTCACCGTCTCCGAGGCGAAGGAGCTGCTGACGGACGTCGAGGCCGAGCGCGCCGCCGAGGAGGACCGCGAACTCCGCTTCGAGCTGGCGCGCGCGGTCGAGCACGTCAATCGGTTCGCCGTCCTCGAGCCCGAGGAGTCCCGCGAACTCGTCGAGGACCTGCTCGCGCTCGAACACGTCAGCGACGAGGCCGTCGCGTACAAGATCGCCGACCTGCTCCCGCGGACCCGCACGGAGCTGCGCGCGGTGTTCGCCCAGGAGCGGTACGCGCTCTCCGGCGACGAGCTCGACGACATTCTCGACGTCGTCGCGAAGTACGCCTGA
- a CDS encoding LSM domain-containing protein codes for MSGRPLDVLEESLEETVTVRLKDGEEFTGVLTGYDQHMNIVLEGEDTTIIRGDNVVTIKP; via the coding sequence ATGAGCGGCCGACCACTCGACGTACTCGAGGAGTCTCTTGAGGAGACCGTCACGGTCCGACTCAAGGACGGCGAAGAGTTCACTGGCGTCCTCACGGGCTACGACCAGCACATGAACATCGTGCTGGAGGGCGAAGACACAACGATTATCCGTGGCGACAACGTCGTAACCATCAAACCATGA
- a CDS encoding 50S ribosomal protein L21e, producing MPSSNGPLNSTREKLSNDPRDRGTSPPQRAIAEFDEGQKVHLKTDPSTANGRFHARFDGLTGEVVGKQGDAFKVEINDNGKDKVVIAAAAHLRAQPDEQD from the coding sequence ATGCCGAGCTCCAACGGACCCCTCAACAGCACTCGCGAGAAGCTCTCGAACGACCCCCGCGACCGCGGTACGTCCCCGCCCCAGCGCGCCATCGCCGAGTTCGACGAAGGACAGAAGGTCCACCTGAAGACGGACCCGTCCACGGCCAACGGCCGCTTCCACGCTCGATTCGACGGCCTCACCGGCGAAGTCGTCGGCAAGCAGGGCGACGCGTTCAAGGTCGAAATCAACGACAACGGCAAGGACAAGGTCGTCATCGCGGCGGCAGCGCACCTCCGCGCACAGCCGGACGAGCAGGACTAG
- a CDS encoding HemK2/MTQ2 family protein methyltransferase, translating into MSDDLADRRGTETTVYQPAEDSLLLAEAAVEEVGSRARVLEVGTGSGYVAATVADEVGASVVGSDLNPYACAQARDRGVPVVRADLVSPFREDAFDAVLFNPPYLPRDEDAARDDWMEVALSGGETGREVVEPFLDDVGRVLAPEGFALLLVSTLTGVEEVVEYAGDRGFSAAAVREESHSFETLTVLKLWNN; encoded by the coding sequence ATGAGTGACGACCTCGCGGACCGCCGCGGCACGGAGACGACGGTCTACCAGCCGGCGGAGGACTCGCTACTGCTCGCGGAGGCGGCCGTCGAGGAGGTCGGCTCGCGGGCGCGCGTGCTGGAGGTCGGCACCGGGTCGGGGTACGTGGCGGCGACGGTCGCCGACGAGGTCGGCGCGAGCGTGGTCGGCTCGGACTTGAATCCGTACGCGTGCGCGCAGGCACGGGACCGCGGCGTGCCGGTGGTGCGGGCGGACCTCGTCTCGCCGTTCCGCGAGGACGCCTTCGACGCGGTGTTGTTCAATCCGCCGTACCTGCCGCGGGACGAGGACGCCGCCCGCGACGACTGGATGGAGGTCGCGCTCTCCGGCGGGGAGACGGGCCGCGAGGTCGTGGAGCCGTTCCTCGACGACGTGGGCCGCGTGCTCGCGCCCGAGGGCTTCGCCCTCCTGCTCGTGAGCACGCTGACGGGCGTCGAGGAGGTCGTGGAGTACGCCGGCGACCGCGGATTCTCCGCGGCGGCGGTCCGCGAGGAGTCTCACTCCTTCGAGACGCTGACGGTCCTCAAGCTCTGGAATAACTGA
- a CDS encoding 50S ribosomal protein L37e produces the protein MTGAGTPSQGKKNTTTHTKCRRCGEKSYHTKKKVCSSCGFGKSAKRRSYNWQGKTGDN, from the coding sequence ATGACGGGAGCTGGGACCCCGAGCCAAGGGAAGAAGAACACGACGACGCACACGAAGTGCCGCCGCTGCGGCGAGAAGTCCTACCACACGAAGAAGAAGGTCTGTTCGAGCTGTGGCTTCGGCAAGTCCGCGAAGCGCCGGAGCTACAACTGGCAGGGCAAGACCGGCGACAACTAA
- a CDS encoding zinc-dependent metalloprotease, translating to MTLFESARAVANAGGDGAIDWDAVSEAAKAATDPGDLDLSEAEAEAYAADVRDARAQLRDVSGLEFDVPETVEIQNRHHWVDANVATFRRVFEPLNERASYLPGVARSLNTATTAGALAFVSRHVLGQYDPLLLADTSDHALYFVHPNVVGAADSLDVAFPRFRRWIAFHEVTHAAEFGAAPWLADHLEDQLEAGVAALADGEVRREAFRELHVAMTAVEGYAELLMDEAFDGEYADLRAKLDARRRGGSPLTNLVKRALGLQLKREQYERGRAFFETVAAERGLAGASRVWDDPEYLPTDAELDAPRAWLARVTDSAGETAE from the coding sequence ATGACGCTCTTCGAGAGTGCGCGCGCCGTCGCGAACGCCGGCGGCGACGGCGCCATCGACTGGGACGCCGTCTCCGAGGCCGCGAAGGCCGCCACCGACCCCGGCGACCTCGACCTCTCCGAGGCCGAGGCAGAAGCGTACGCCGCCGACGTGCGGGACGCCCGCGCGCAACTCCGCGACGTCTCCGGGCTGGAGTTCGACGTCCCCGAGACCGTCGAGATTCAGAACCGCCACCACTGGGTGGACGCCAACGTCGCGACGTTCCGGCGCGTGTTCGAGCCGCTGAACGAGCGCGCCAGCTACCTCCCCGGCGTCGCGCGCTCGCTGAACACGGCGACCACCGCGGGCGCGCTCGCGTTCGTCTCCCGGCACGTCCTCGGGCAGTACGACCCGCTCCTGCTCGCGGACACCTCCGACCACGCGCTCTACTTCGTCCACCCGAACGTCGTCGGCGCCGCCGACAGCCTCGACGTCGCGTTCCCGCGGTTCCGCCGTTGGATTGCGTTCCACGAGGTCACCCACGCCGCGGAGTTCGGCGCCGCGCCGTGGCTCGCGGACCACCTCGAAGACCAACTCGAAGCCGGCGTCGCCGCGCTCGCCGACGGCGAGGTTCGACGCGAGGCGTTTCGGGAGTTGCACGTCGCGATGACCGCCGTCGAGGGGTACGCGGAACTACTGATGGACGAGGCGTTCGACGGCGAGTACGCCGACCTCCGCGCGAAACTCGACGCGCGCCGGCGGGGCGGCAGCCCGCTGACGAACCTCGTCAAGCGCGCGCTCGGCCTCCAATTGAAGCGCGAGCAGTACGAGCGCGGCCGCGCGTTCTTCGAGACAGTCGCCGCCGAGCGCGGGCTCGCCGGCGCCAGCCGCGTCTGGGACGACCCCGAGTACCTCCCGACCGACGCGGAACTGGACGCGCCTCGCGCGTGGCTCGCGCGCGTCACCGACTCCGCCGGTGAGACTGCCGAGTAG
- the purF gene encoding amidophosphoribosyltransferase: MSPGREDGPEFDHPTEKCGVVGVSLAERDAAFPTYYALYALQHRGQESAGIVTHDGFQQHQHVEMGLVGDAFDESDIEELVGSAGIGHVRYPTAGSVDKSCAQPFSVSFKGGALGLSHNGNLVNADEIRDDLASSGHAFTSDGDTEVIAHDLARNLLDEDLVAAVETTMHRVHGSYSLTIMHDDTVLGVRDPLGNRPLVLGELDDGYVLASESAAIDTLGGELVRDVRPGELVVLHEDGEGYDSHQLVEAENTANCFFEYVYFARPDSVIDDELVYEVRRELGRQLWAENGVDTDVVMPVPDSGRAFASGYAEAGQNDGATVEFAEGLMKNRYVGRTFIMPTQEAREQAVRLKLNPIKSTVEGRTVTVIDDSIVRGTTSSQLVDLLYEAGAEEVHVRIGAPPISAPCYMGIDMATRDELIAADKTASEIADEIGADSLSYLSLDAVTTAIGRSQADLCAGCVTGEYPYDIPGEATDREIERPAEAPADD; the protein is encoded by the coding sequence ATGTCACCCGGGCGCGAGGACGGCCCCGAGTTCGACCACCCCACGGAGAAGTGCGGCGTCGTCGGCGTCTCCCTCGCCGAGCGCGACGCCGCCTTCCCGACGTACTACGCGCTGTACGCGCTCCAGCACCGCGGGCAGGAGTCCGCCGGCATCGTCACCCACGACGGCTTCCAGCAACACCAGCACGTCGAGATGGGACTGGTCGGCGACGCCTTCGACGAGTCCGACATCGAGGAGCTCGTCGGGAGCGCCGGCATCGGCCACGTGCGCTACCCGACCGCGGGCAGCGTGGACAAGTCCTGCGCGCAGCCGTTCTCCGTCTCGTTCAAGGGCGGCGCGCTCGGGCTCAGCCACAACGGCAACCTCGTCAACGCCGACGAGATTCGCGACGACCTCGCCAGCAGCGGGCACGCGTTCACCAGCGACGGCGACACCGAGGTCATCGCCCACGACCTCGCGCGCAACCTCCTCGACGAGGACCTCGTCGCCGCCGTCGAGACGACGATGCACCGCGTCCACGGGTCGTACTCGCTGACTATCATGCACGACGACACCGTGCTGGGCGTGCGCGACCCGCTCGGGAACCGCCCGCTCGTCCTCGGGGAGCTCGACGACGGCTACGTGCTCGCCAGCGAGTCCGCGGCCATCGACACGCTCGGCGGCGAACTCGTCCGGGACGTCCGCCCCGGTGAGCTCGTCGTCCTCCACGAGGACGGCGAGGGCTACGACTCCCACCAGCTCGTCGAAGCCGAGAACACGGCGAACTGCTTCTTCGAGTACGTCTACTTCGCGCGCCCGGACTCCGTCATCGACGACGAGCTCGTCTACGAGGTGCGACGCGAGCTCGGCCGCCAGCTCTGGGCGGAGAACGGCGTGGACACGGACGTCGTGATGCCCGTCCCCGACTCCGGGCGCGCGTTCGCGTCCGGGTACGCCGAGGCCGGACAGAACGACGGCGCGACCGTCGAGTTCGCGGAGGGCCTGATGAAGAACCGCTACGTCGGCCGCACGTTCATCATGCCGACCCAAGAGGCCCGCGAGCAGGCGGTCCGCCTCAAGCTCAACCCCATCAAGTCCACCGTCGAGGGCCGCACGGTCACCGTCATCGACGACTCCATCGTCCGCGGCACCACGAGCAGCCAGCTCGTGGACCTCCTCTACGAGGCCGGCGCCGAGGAGGTCCACGTGCGCATCGGCGCGCCGCCCATCAGCGCGCCCTGCTACATGGGCATCGACATGGCGACCCGCGACGAGCTCATCGCCGCCGACAAGACCGCCAGCGAAATCGCCGACGAGATCGGCGCGGACAGCCTCTCGTACCTCTCGCTGGACGCCGTCACGACCGCCATCGGGCGCTCGCAGGCGGACCTCTGCGCGGGCTGCGTGACCGGCGAGTACCCCTACGACATCCCCGGCGAGGCCACCGACCGCGAAATCGAGCGCCCGGCCGAAGCGCCCGCCGACGACTGA
- a CDS encoding 16S ribosomal RNA methyltransferase A has protein sequence MTDSRDPDALIRRAGRPDPDRDQHFLVDDRVLDRIPTYAEDFDRSHVLEIGAGTGALTDRLLAHADRVTTVERDRGYAQFLREEFSEEIAADRLAVVQGDALDVEFPDYTCCVSNLPYGVSSEVTFRLLPDREPAVLMYQLEFAERMAADPGTSDYGRLSVAAQHYANVEVVETVPPEAFDPQPRVESAVVRLTPREPDYEVADEQFFFDFVKALFTQRRKTVRNAIRNTVHISGLEDGDAVVDAVEEDVLSKRPGDLAPETFAALANVALGVQEGREP, from the coding sequence ATGACTGACTCTCGGGACCCGGACGCGCTGATTCGTCGCGCTGGCCGCCCCGACCCAGACCGCGACCAGCACTTCCTCGTCGACGACCGCGTCCTCGACCGGATTCCGACGTACGCGGAGGACTTCGACCGCTCGCACGTCCTCGAAATCGGCGCCGGGACGGGCGCGCTCACCGACCGGCTGCTGGCGCACGCCGACCGCGTGACGACCGTCGAGCGCGACCGCGGGTACGCGCAGTTCCTCCGCGAGGAGTTCAGCGAGGAAATCGCCGCGGACCGCCTCGCCGTCGTGCAGGGCGACGCCCTCGACGTCGAGTTCCCCGACTACACCTGCTGTGTCTCGAACCTTCCCTACGGCGTCTCCAGTGAGGTCACGTTCCGGCTGCTGCCCGACCGCGAGCCCGCCGTACTGATGTACCAGCTGGAGTTCGCCGAGCGGATGGCCGCAGACCCCGGGACGAGCGACTACGGTCGGCTCTCGGTGGCGGCCCAGCACTACGCGAACGTCGAGGTCGTCGAGACCGTCCCGCCGGAGGCGTTCGACCCACAGCCCCGCGTGGAGAGCGCGGTGGTGCGGTTGACGCCCCGCGAGCCCGACTACGAGGTCGCCGACGAGCAGTTCTTCTTCGACTTCGTGAAGGCGCTGTTCACGCAGCGCCGCAAGACCGTCCGCAACGCCATCCGGAACACGGTCCACATCTCGGGGCTCGAGGACGGCGACGCGGTCGTGGACGCCGTCGAGGAGGACGTGCTCTCAAAGCGGCCCGGCGACCTCGCACCCGAGACGTTCGCGGCACTGGCGAACGTCGCGCTCGGCGTTCAGGAGGGACGGGAGCCGTGA